A window of Glycine soja cultivar W05 chromosome 2, ASM419377v2, whole genome shotgun sequence genomic DNA:
AATCAACTGAAACAACTTCAAATGGctgaatcataaaaaaaagggaTCTTCCTCCAACACCACCTCTGTTGGCCGTCGCCGCCATGGAACCTCCGGAGACCCACCAGCACTAGCTCCTCCCTCTCTTTCATCTCCTCGGTCATCTTCATTATTTTcctccgatgatcaacgtcagAGGTACTACTCTTAATTCTGTAATAGAGTCATTCTAGACCGTAAGtaccttgaccttgaattttttgatggagaaacatttgattgttaccaagtgtttcaaaactatGCTTTGGTCGATTTCATGTCTCTTAAACTACCATACTTTCCTAAATTAGTTAAGGTtttctataataatttgaaaattcaagATGGCGTTCTTTATTCTGAGGTGCATAACATTCCTATTATTGTTTATCAGTCCTTGTGTTTTTCATTGACTAAACTGCCCAGTCAAGGtgttccttttgagggcacttttgttgatgactggaaatttgataaTTCAAGTCGTGATGCTCGCAaaatggtctgcaatgatcagaCTAACATGACCGGCAGATCACTTGCTGGGTCATTTACTTTCGATTGttgcatcatgcactatatcatTGTTCATATTTTGCTTCCTCGATCTCTAAATCTTGcccaagcctctgaggaggatttgattttgttatggGCCATTCAAACTGGTCGTcaaatcgactgggcccatctaGTTTGGTACtggatgcataaggcattaaGGGCCAATGCACATCTCCTGTATCCCCACCTTGTTActctttttcttcatcatttcaaTGTTCCTTTGGATGATGAACCATATGTCAAGGCTAAAAGGTCTTTCTCCATTGGTGCCGGTGTTGTTACCTCCTTTGGTTACCGGAAGGATGTTGATGGTCAGTGGGTTCGCAAACAAGACTTGCCACCGCCTATTCCTGACGAACATACCCCATCTCCTCCACCACAAAGGgatgcttcttcttctctacTAACTGAAGTCCTCACAGAGCTCTGCAATCTTCGAGCATTTGTGGGTGAACATTTTGATGTGATGGATACTCGCTTTGATGGGATGGATACTCATATCACTAGGCTTAAAGATTATGTGAGTTTCATCAGGCGTTGCTTCAATCCCCTGACCGACTCTTAGTTATCtttcttatgttttatttcCTTTAGCTTTATGGTTATTTCTTtcgccttgtattttggcttcTATTACTTAGTACTTTTGTTATGGTTGTCTTGGATGTTTACCATtatgttttggtttgtgtttggTTATTTTAgactttgattttgatgattaagACTTTTTTGGTTTATTCTATAGATTGAATTAGTTTATGGATAAATTGTGCTATGATTTTACTATTGTCTTAGTTTCTTTTTCCAGAcgtttttggctttttgatgttgccaaagggggagagaacttaaGGGTAGAATTTATCATGAACTTAGCCATAAATTCCAATCTtaagggggagtaagggttgtaAGCACGCATTATCAATGGTATATCACTTATCTTGATTTCAgattattgtcatcatcaaaaagggggagattgtagaagcatatatgatataaagttttgatgatgccaaagatgagCGCAATTCAAGTCAAGAATTCAGAAATGCAAGAAGAACAATGTACTTAGTTAGGATCTTAGAAAGAATTCCTTAATTGATGCTGCACAGGTTTGACTAAaggaaatattttacaaaagtttttaagaacaattatcttttcaaaaatatgatatttcctctctggtaatcaattacatcaattGATTACCAATGGCTAAATTGATTTCTGaaacaatttgaaaatttcgaatttgaatttaaaagcttgtaatcgattacacaaggtatgtaatcgattaccagaagtttAAACTGTTTGTAACAgcttttagaaatttgaatttaaattttaaaagcttgtaatcgattaccagacacaaaaaaattcaaatttcaagtctgaagagtcacaactcttcagaaactaactgtgtaatcgacTACCACAtttatataatcgattaccagtaagaaattttcgaaaataactcccaagagtcgcaactgttcaagaagtttttgaataaccatcaaaggcctataaataggtgacttgggatacGAAATTCcttagagtttttctgaacaacattgtcttatcctctcaaaaccaaattgtcttatcactttcaaaataTTCCTTctcaaaacacttgcaaattcaataaggaatcttaatcgatcttcaattgtaatatccttctcttaaagagaggaaattcttcttcttattattcaAAGAGATCTGTTTAAAAGAccaagggtctcttaagttgtaaggatatctgaacacaagggaatggtgtccctgtgtggttcagaattTGTAAAAAAGCTTTCTACaagatagtgaaaatctcaagcgagttgcttggggactgacGTATGCGAGGTAACCtaagtttgcattctctcttcccttaaacttcttttatttattactatttatcttttgctttaaagaaatttatttttgaattatcttttaagtaattcatattaaggaTATATTGTTAATTCAAAAAGAgagttaaattgtaattgaggataatttttgtatcttaattcaaccccccttcttaagataactgagaccacttgtctaacaatttCAAAATAGACAATGATTCAAAAATGACCCCcaattagtaattttaaaaaaaaatccctctAAAAATTTTGACCATCTATTTATTTCCATcaaaacattaaatttgttgtgcaaataaccttttcttaaaaaaaaaaaaaatagatgccGGGATAACTTTATCCCCCACTTCACTTATCTCAAATTAGTTGTGAtctaatataacttttaaataccgaggtctaaaaaaaatagtgtttcaattaaatttttatctattGTGTTAAAAATGAGTCAGACACAATGTTACTTCATTGTTGTACGTTGTAATTTCTCCCAAACTACACTGTTTATATCCAATACAATGATTACACTTGTCTTTTGCATATttctcattttatctttttctttaaaaaggaAGTAGCTTGCAGAAAAATCTTGTCAACTTCGTCCAACTTAGGTAAGTTATCGTCCTTTTCCATGTTTTTTGATTTCAGAGACATTTGTCGCATATGCTCCTCAAAATCATTCATTTCTCCATCGCTTTGCTCTGGAAAATTATCAAACTCGTCCAAGTAAAGAGGTTTCTCCTCCTTTACGAAATTCTCAGTATCTGAATCAGTCTCAAATATATCTGATAACTTATCAGAATCAGAATCCAATTCAGAGTTCATATCTGTCTCATCCTCTGTGCTCCCAATGTTAACATTCATCATTTCACGGTCTTTATATGAATTCTGTAGCTGGAAATTTGAGATGCTCCCAGACTCAATACTCTCTCTGCCACTGTTCTGGATTGCCTCAGCAGCATCTGTATTACTTTCAGCTGAACTTTTAAATTGAGCACGAAGAATTTCAAGCTCTTGTTCAAGCCTTGGAATATATCTCCTCACAGCTCGGAGGGCATCCCTGTATTTGGATTTATCCAATGCCTGCAAAGATGAGAACACCCCCAAGAGGTACAGTGAGAACCAACCATCACCAACAAGGCACTTACGagttatgaaataaaattatgtagTGTCaactttgaaaaagaaaaaataatttattgtgaAACAGACAAGTAGCATGAACATGAAAGATTGCATACACACATTCAAGGACTACAAATGCAAAATCAGACACAACAGTGGTTTTGCAAGTGAAGCATTAGTAGGAGAAATTTTCCCAAAAAGATTATGGACAATTAAGGCCTAGAACTGTAGGAGAAATTTTAGAACACCACTAGTTAAATTGAATACACAATACAGTACCTTCTTTCTTGAAAGAGAGACTCGTGGAGACATGATCTCTGTTGGTGGTTGAGAGTAGTTTTTCCCTCTGTACATTATTATTGTGTTATCTTCATGAATGTCAAGCACTATACCTCCGCTCAATCTTGCCAGCTCAGCAGCAATTTCCTTAACCTCCTCTGCTGAAAATGTCTTCACCACCACTTTCAAAGTTTGATGCTTTTTCCAATGCAGATGCATGTTCAAAATTACACCTTGGTAAATTCCTCGTCTTCCAACTGGCACGTAATTTTTGCTTTTGAGGCCCATCTTTAAGAAGAAAAAGTGCTCTTCTGGGGTTAATATCTCAGGATCATGggttgtttctgaagattctgcAGGCTCAATCTTTTTCAGAGCTTCACAAagtctctcttctttttttcgaGCCTAGAATGATGGAGAAAGTATTGTATGTTCAATAACTGACACAACATACATAAAGTGCAAACCAGTAAACCATTTTTAGTTCAAAACAgtgatttataaaataaatgagaatgcAAGAGCTTTCTCACTCTTGaggaaagcaaaaaaagggaaacaaaataatttgtttcatgccATGTCATCAGAGAACATAAAAATGCCACTTAGCACAGATTAAAACTGAAAAATGATGGATCTTGGAGTGATGTAGCTGAATTTAGTAAAGGCCAACTTTGATTCAATAATATCAAGGGCAAAAATGATATCATGCCAAATTCCCAGACCAGGTTTATATGAGCACTTGTTATGACATATTAGCCAAGCAACAATTAACAAGTGAGTGCAGCTGATCTGCATAAACTACCAAGATTGTAGAATTCTAAAACTTTTAGGTCTCTTCATTCAAGATCAGATAACCATATTAGAGGTCCATTGGAGTTTTGACTTTTGACATACAGAATCAAATTGAGTTCTTCCATAacacttttaagttttaactgtAATAATGTCATCAATTACAGAATGCACAGTTTGTAGATAGATATACTTGGATCAACCTTCATTAAAGGACAAGAAATGCTTTACTCTGTTAAACAAATAACGTTCTAACAAGATGAGAAATTTCATGGGGTTTACTAGGCAGACTGGGAGAGGGTCAGGGTCTTTTGAATACATTGAAGAGAGGTTTGTCTTTAGTATATTTTCTCTCTGGATCACAGCAATACAAAAATAGTACTAGTACCTGTATTCATTAGGAGATTAGAACTCAGTTCTGTTAATAACAGAATAACTTCTTGAATTCAGTAAAGAAAGGGGATAAAGGGGGAGTTAGCTTCAGTCAGTTGAAAACTGAGAAGGAAGTTGGGAGGAAGAATACAGGTTTCTCAAATACCTTGGTGAGAGGGACTTCTCTGTACAACATATCTGTCTGTATCACATAGATACCAGGGCAGAGATtgagtttttagaaataaagatTACACTTTTATCTCATTTTCTGGTCCAGTACGTAACAATGTCACTATCAAAAAGCTAGATATCTTCATACATAGTCATTTACCAAATAGATTTTGACAatttattttgcaaattattaAGAACAGAAAGATAAACTTGAGGAATTAGATAGCAATTTGTTATgcatattataaaaatgaatgcaCTAACATAATTCTGTAATTGACTGTTCAAAACTGTAAGATTTAATGCATTTTTATCTAACTAAAATTGTGTTTGAATAGGTATATTGCATGCCAGATTCTAACATTGAATACGAAGAACCaggaatttatttttctttaatgacACAAACAATTGTTCAAGAAATTTAAGCAGTTCTATCACAAAAACCTTTGCACAAAATATTGCTTGAAAAGCTTCTAGTATTCTAGTTGATTTCTTAAGTCACAACCCACATGCTTTGGCAtacataatgaagaagaaaatactATTGCATGACTAAGTTTTTAACAACAATAGATTTATTCTTATCAAGAGCTTCACTATTTTAAGAAATACATAACTCATAAGACTTTAAACATTAGTCTACATATCACTATTATGAAGTGAGAGAATCCTAGTTCTTCGTGCTAAAATTTGAACACAACCCATGTGTAGCATGAAAATactaataagaaaaacaaacatatatCTGGATATAGCAAACACATGGTGGTGAAGAGGCAAAGCAAAAGAATCAGCAGAAGCACGTTGTTTCAAAACAATAGAAAGGGTCGatatatgtaaattaaaattttttaaaatagaacttACCTTTAacaatttgtataaatttttttcctctGCTGTCATCCTTTCatactctttcttcttcttaaatCTAAAGAACTTGAGCCATCTTACAACTGCTCTTTTCCCCTTTAATTTGTTCCTCTTTACTTTGGCATTACCATCACCATCAACATTAGCACTTGAGGCCTTTTGAGAATCCTGATGTTGTTGCTCTACAACCTTATCGTTAAACTTTAGAAATGGATATGAATGAAAGCTTACGTTCCCCAAGAAAGGAGATGGTTTCATGTAACAGAGGTGCCCAAAAATAGGTTCCTGGCCACGAACCAAGCTACAGCAGTGTACGTCAATAATATTGAAGCAAGctaattttttttgcttcacATACAAAATCACAAGCTAGCTaaaccaaagaaaaagaaaagttcaaaatGATTGGTAGTTCACTGGAGTCCATTCGTTTGAGTTGAAAGAGAACACAAATGAACAGGAAAATGAGGTGACATCCACACTCTTACACTTTACTTGAATTCCATTTCTTACTACTCTACTGAACGAATATCacattccaatttttttctttgactaCAAATCTGAGGTTTGTCTTTCTAGTATTCCTAATTTAGTTAAGTAGACAATTAAATGCAGTAGTAAAGAAAAACAA
This region includes:
- the LOC114392182 gene encoding uncharacterized CRM domain-containing protein At3g25440, chloroplastic-like isoform X2, with product MVWKLLGARPLCSYSSSLLLTPLLFRSKISLVRGQEPIFGHLCYMKPSPFLGNVSFHSYPFLKFNDKVVEQQHQDSQKASSANVDGDGNAKVKRNKLKGKRAVVRWLKFFRFKKKKEYERMTAEEKNLYKLLKARKKEERLCEALKKIEPAESSETTHDPEILTPEEHFFFLKMGLKSKNYVPVGRRGIYQGVILNMHLHWKKHQTLKVVVKTFSAEEVKEIAAELARLSGGIVLDIHEDNTIIMYRGKNYSQPPTEIMSPRVSLSRKKALDKSKYRDALRAVRRYIPRLEQELEILRAQFKSSAESNTDAAEAIQNSGRESIESGSISNFQLQNSYKDREMMNVNIGSTEDETDMNSELDSDSDKLSDIFETDSDTENFVKEEKPLYLDEFDNFPEQSDGEMNDFEEHMRQMSLKSKNMEKDDNLPKLDEVDKIFLQATSFLKKKIK
- the LOC114392182 gene encoding uncharacterized CRM domain-containing protein At3g25440, chloroplastic-like isoform X1, with the translated sequence MGSGETNRKDKMSSLGTSKGILEIAKFGVYVTAHVHFRRQSQQPPQVHGTWFKHCGFNFIYIALVGSKSESLIGKYGVEAFGSTPSLLIFFFFASHTPLISQQNKEPIFGHLCYMKPSPFLGNVSFHSYPFLKFNDKVVEQQHQDSQKASSANVDGDGNAKVKRNKLKGKRAVVRWLKFFRFKKKKEYERMTAEEKNLYKLLKARKKEERLCEALKKIEPAESSETTHDPEILTPEEHFFFLKMGLKSKNYVPVGRRGIYQGVILNMHLHWKKHQTLKVVVKTFSAEEVKEIAAELARLSGGIVLDIHEDNTIIMYRGKNYSQPPTEIMSPRVSLSRKKALDKSKYRDALRAVRRYIPRLEQELEILRAQFKSSAESNTDAAEAIQNSGRESIESGSISNFQLQNSYKDREMMNVNIGSTEDETDMNSELDSDSDKLSDIFETDSDTENFVKEEKPLYLDEFDNFPEQSDGEMNDFEEHMRQMSLKSKNMEKDDNLPKLDEVDKIFLQATSFLKKKIK